The Streptomonospora litoralis genome window below encodes:
- a CDS encoding site-specific integrase has translation MADDETPQAPPHDEDAPAPGVAEIVPAPVRERLVGGTRSVLVDEDALEAVRRRFDDEQAGALGRYLSSAQSANTLRAYRTDWTAFSAWCLAEGRRSLPADPVDVAVYLAAAAETVRTDDPHRWALAPATLERKAAAIAAVHGAHGLSAPTRSDVVRMTLRGIRRRRRAVPTRKRPLLLPTLEALLAELPDAADPVGGVARRRDALLLLTGFAGALRRSELAALTFDAVALAADHRTGDPMLVVRLGATKTDQDARAEQQVALPRGRRPHTCPVCAFADWADLLESRRDGGAEAVAAQLAHPPAAPPGGHRCHTYTGTDLADGTGRAVFPRVDRHGHIGHKGVSDRAVADLVKRYSRRAGLDDAAFSGHSLRAGFATQAAMGGAGDREIMRQGRWSNPRTVHGYIRTASPLEDNAVTRLGL, from the coding sequence GTGGCCGACGACGAAACCCCTCAAGCCCCGCCCCACGACGAGGACGCCCCCGCCCCGGGCGTCGCCGAGATCGTCCCCGCCCCGGTCCGCGAGCGCCTGGTAGGCGGCACCCGCAGCGTCCTGGTCGACGAGGACGCCCTGGAGGCGGTACGCCGCCGCTTCGACGACGAGCAGGCCGGCGCCCTGGGCCGCTACCTGTCCTCGGCCCAGTCCGCCAACACCCTGCGCGCCTACCGCACCGACTGGACCGCCTTCAGCGCCTGGTGCCTGGCCGAGGGCCGCCGGTCGCTGCCCGCCGACCCCGTCGACGTCGCGGTCTACCTCGCGGCAGCCGCCGAGACCGTCCGCACCGACGACCCCCACCGCTGGGCCCTTGCCCCCGCCACCCTGGAACGCAAGGCCGCCGCCATCGCCGCCGTCCACGGCGCCCACGGACTCTCCGCCCCCACCCGAAGCGACGTCGTACGCATGACCCTGCGCGGCATCCGGCGCCGGCGCCGCGCCGTCCCCACCCGCAAGCGGCCCCTCCTGCTGCCCACCCTGGAGGCACTGCTGGCCGAACTGCCCGACGCCGCCGACCCCGTCGGGGGCGTCGCACGGCGCCGCGACGCCCTGCTGCTGCTCACCGGGTTCGCCGGGGCACTGCGCCGCAGCGAGCTGGCGGCACTGACCTTCGACGCCGTCGCCCTTGCCGCCGACCACCGCACCGGCGACCCGATGCTCGTGGTGCGCCTGGGCGCCACCAAGACCGACCAGGACGCGCGCGCCGAGCAGCAGGTGGCCCTGCCGCGCGGCAGGCGCCCGCACACCTGCCCCGTCTGCGCCTTCGCCGACTGGGCCGACCTGCTCGAATCCCGCCGCGACGGCGGAGCCGAGGCCGTGGCCGCCCAGCTGGCCCACCCGCCCGCCGCACCTCCCGGCGGGCACCGCTGCCACACCTACACCGGCACCGACCTGGCCGACGGCACCGGCCGGGCGGTGTTCCCACGCGTGGACCGGCACGGACACATCGGGCACAAAGGCGTCTCCGACCGCGCGGTGGCCGACCTCGTCAAGCGCTACAGCCGCCGCGCCGGACTCGACGACGCGGCCTTTTCCGGCCACTCGCTGCGTGCGGGCTTCGCCACCCAGGCGGCGATGGGCGGGGCGGGCGACCGGGAGATCATGCGCCAGGGCCGGTGGAGCAATCCCCGCACGGTGCACGGCTACATCCGCACCGCGAGTCCGCTTGAGGACAATGCCGTGACCCGTTTGGGCCTGTGA
- a CDS encoding RNA-guided endonuclease InsQ/TnpB family protein yields the protein MNRTGSSGIASIATTSTGYRAAGRGLNRHRKRQAALRAELQAKKTESAKRRLKKRNRRERRHVANTNHTIAKQIVTEAERTSSGIALEDLTGIRQRVRLRRPQRVALHSWAFARLAAFIAYKAKRAGVPLVQVDPAYTSRECAERHHIDTRNRLDRARFVCRSCGVVAHADRNASRNLARRGEDAWNAGRESRVPAAP from the coding sequence ATGAACCGGACGGGTTCATCGGGCATCGCCAGCATCGCCACCACCTCCACCGGCTACCGGGCGGCCGGGCGGGGCCTGAACCGCCACCGCAAGCGCCAGGCCGCCCTGCGGGCCGAACTCCAGGCCAAAAAGACCGAATCAGCAAAGCGCCGGCTCAAGAAGCGCAACCGCCGCGAGCGGCGCCACGTTGCGAACACCAACCACACCATCGCCAAGCAGATCGTGACCGAGGCTGAACGCACCTCATCCGGTATCGCCCTGGAAGACCTCACGGGCATCCGGCAGAGGGTACGGCTCCGCAGGCCCCAACGGGTCGCGCTGCACTCCTGGGCCTTCGCCCGGCTCGCCGCCTTCATCGCCTACAAAGCCAAGCGGGCCGGGGTCCCGCTGGTGCAGGTCGATCCGGCCTACACCAGCCGGGAATGCGCCGAACGCCACCACATCGACACGAGGAACCGCCTGGATCGGGCCCGGTTCGTGTGCCGGTCGTGCGGGGTCGTTGCCCACGCCGACCGCAACGCTTCCCGCAACCTCGCCCGCCGGGGCGAGGACGCATGGAATGCGGGGCGTGAGTCACGCGTCCCTGCCGCCCCATAA
- a CDS encoding ankyrin repeat domain-containing protein has protein sequence MSNAEPADASGPDPDVIELASRVFDLARRGETDLLTAYLDAGVPVNLTNDKGDTLVMLAAYHGHARTTALLCERGAEVDRLNDRGQSPLAGAVFKGEDEVVDVLVDHGADPGAGTPSALEAARMFEKEHYLQRFSTDRP, from the coding sequence GTGAGCAACGCAGAACCCGCCGACGCCTCCGGACCCGACCCCGACGTCATCGAACTGGCGAGTCGCGTCTTCGACCTCGCCCGCCGCGGCGAGACCGACCTGCTGACCGCCTACCTCGACGCCGGAGTCCCGGTGAACCTCACCAACGACAAAGGCGACACCCTCGTCATGCTCGCCGCCTACCACGGGCACGCCCGCACCACGGCCCTGCTGTGCGAACGCGGCGCCGAGGTCGACCGCCTCAACGACCGCGGGCAGTCACCCCTGGCCGGTGCGGTCTTCAAAGGCGAAGACGAGGTCGTCGACGTCCTCGTCGACCACGGCGCCGATCCGGGCGCCGGAACCCCCTCGGCGCTGGAGGCGGCCCGCATGTTCGAAAAGGAGCACTACCTGCAGCGGTTCTCCACCGACCGGCCCTGA